The following are encoded together in the Capsulimonas corticalis genome:
- a CDS encoding DUF1559 domain-containing protein produces the protein MFRKHNTKTNSGFTLIELLVVIAIIAILAAILFPVFAQAREKARAIACLSNMKQLGLGVMQYTQDNDEGLPSGTNGYGGGSGWAGQLYTYVKSKGVFHCPNDSTAPGTAGSQPGAPSSYGLNSNFSYGTAYSGCAGPHGFWTLPKLNAPAKTVMIFEVQGSQNYDVSTEVDPSNPNNTLNGCGGSPAGNGTGQPGYSLSALSGYGSPTFATGYTNGINASSVTGGLATYNNQPAGRHQGGANYMFADGHAKYLLPSKVSAGVNNFNGENAKQDYSDNHNPLAAGTSGAFADGSQPAATYSLI, from the coding sequence ATGTTTCGCAAACACAACACCAAAACGAATTCAGGATTTACTCTCATCGAGCTTCTCGTTGTTATTGCCATCATTGCAATATTGGCAGCGATCCTTTTCCCGGTTTTTGCGCAGGCTCGCGAAAAAGCGCGCGCCATTGCGTGCCTGTCGAATATGAAGCAGCTTGGTCTGGGCGTAATGCAATACACGCAGGACAACGACGAAGGCCTGCCCAGCGGCACGAACGGATACGGCGGCGGCTCGGGGTGGGCCGGCCAGCTTTATACATATGTGAAGAGCAAAGGCGTCTTCCACTGCCCGAATGACTCGACCGCTCCCGGGACGGCGGGCAGTCAACCCGGCGCTCCATCCTCCTATGGCCTTAACTCGAACTTTTCTTATGGCACGGCCTACTCTGGCTGCGCCGGGCCTCACGGATTCTGGACGCTTCCTAAGCTCAACGCGCCAGCGAAAACGGTGATGATTTTTGAGGTCCAGGGCAGTCAGAACTACGATGTCTCCACGGAGGTCGATCCCAGCAATCCTAACAATACGCTCAATGGCTGCGGCGGTTCGCCCGCAGGCAATGGGACCGGTCAGCCCGGTTACAGCCTCTCGGCGCTGTCGGGGTATGGTTCGCCGACCTTCGCCACCGGTTACACGAATGGGATCAACGCCTCCAGCGTCACGGGCGGGCTTGCGACTTACAACAATCAGCCGGCGGGTCGGCATCAGGGCGGCGCCAACTATATGTTCGCGGACGGTCATGCGAAGTACTTGCTGCCGAGCAAAGTCTCGGCTGGCGTGAACAACTTCAATGGAGAAAACGCGAAGCAGGATTACAGCGATAACCATAATCCCTTGGCGGCGGGCACGAGCGGCGCCTTCGCGGACGGTTCGCAGCCG
- a CDS encoding acyltransferase family protein, whose translation MDHLDGLRAIAAIYVMCAHGLSEQRLAIFSYAHAAVTVFIVLSGFCLMLPVARSGDQKGGIIAFFIRRGRRILPPYYAAFALCIAAAPLAAQAPPARDFPRSFAEHLFLTHDFGPFPYAISAPLWSVAVEWHIYLIFPVLAWAALRWGPIKMAAGALLLSLAAEHWSPLKSPSMHYYGDFAIGAAGAFIAYSQETLSRSIRNQTRWPIFAGLIAVAMGVSLTALGAERYETIRDIVDLPISLMTVAVLIACAVPGGERCRRILSRTWLAGLGSFSYSIYLIHAPVLAVIHHFAPISGTETAATVVGILELPIVVAAAFVFYWIFERPFTVKGARSPALKTASLTSASDRR comes from the coding sequence TTGGACCATCTCGACGGCCTTCGCGCCATCGCCGCCATTTACGTCATGTGCGCGCATGGGCTTTCGGAGCAGCGCCTGGCGATATTTTCGTACGCGCATGCGGCGGTGACGGTATTCATCGTACTCTCCGGTTTTTGCTTGATGCTGCCCGTCGCACGCTCCGGCGACCAGAAAGGCGGGATAATCGCCTTTTTCATCCGGCGAGGGCGACGCATCCTGCCGCCTTATTACGCGGCGTTCGCGCTGTGCATCGCCGCCGCGCCGCTGGCCGCACAGGCGCCGCCGGCGCGGGATTTCCCGCGCTCCTTCGCGGAGCACCTGTTCCTGACGCACGATTTTGGGCCGTTCCCCTATGCGATATCGGCGCCGCTCTGGTCGGTCGCCGTCGAGTGGCACATCTATCTGATCTTCCCCGTTCTGGCGTGGGCGGCGCTGCGGTGGGGGCCAATCAAAATGGCGGCGGGAGCTCTGCTGCTTTCTCTCGCCGCAGAACACTGGTCGCCGCTCAAGTCGCCGTCGATGCACTATTACGGGGATTTCGCGATCGGTGCGGCGGGCGCGTTCATTGCATATTCCCAGGAGACACTCTCACGCTCGATCCGAAATCAAACTCGGTGGCCGATCTTCGCCGGACTCATCGCCGTGGCGATGGGCGTATCGCTCACCGCGCTTGGCGCGGAACGATATGAGACGATCCGAGATATTGTCGACCTTCCCATCTCCCTGATGACCGTCGCCGTTTTGATTGCCTGCGCCGTACCCGGCGGCGAGCGCTGCCGGCGGATACTTTCTAGAACATGGCTGGCGGGACTCGGCTCCTTCTCCTACAGCATTTATTTGATCCACGCGCCGGTCCTGGCGGTGATCCACCACTTCGCCCCCATATCCGGAACAGAAACCGCCGCCACGGTCGTGGGAATCTTGGAGCTTCCCATCGTCGTGGCGGCGGCATTTGTGTTTTATTGGATCTTCGAGCGCCCGTTTACGGTTAAGGGCGCGCGAAGTCCGGCGCTAAAGACGGCTTCGCTTACTTCAGCGTCGGATCGTCGATGA
- a CDS encoding glycoside hydrolase family 52 protein: protein MQNIFFNTHHAPIGAFASFTLGFPGASGGLGLELGRPANQNIYIGLESEEPLRYELLPFYEEVSARSESERYEAGLHAPLASAAQLRSFERGGIRREFQLGTDTWSAGDLTFRIHSPVRSIPDPELAEREDLRRALVPAVLCELTVDNTRGAHSRRAFFGFQGDDPYSAMRVLGDGKADGVRGVGQGRHLAIATQDADVRCGLGFRLTDILEERSENLDFGLGVAGALLMDVPAGERRTFEFAVCFYRGGIVTSGIDCSYYYTRLFDRIEDVAAYALGAAPEILAASKASDDLLAHSRLSEDQRFMLAHAIRGYCASTEMLDRDGEALWVVNEGEYRMINTFDLTVDHLFFELKMNPWAVRNVLDQFIETYSYRDEVHFPGDTALYPGGLSFTHDMGVANVFSRPGHSCYEKTGLDGCFSHMTHEQLVNWLCCATTYVAYTDDQPWLARRLSIFEECLQSLLNRDHPDPEQRNGLMGLDSSRTDHGAEITTYDSLDKSLGQARNNVYMGVKTWASYVALERLFAAQGRADLARTSGRQADLCARTIAQSLEGCCIPAVIGEGNTARILSAIEGLVFPHFHGDRDALDPEGRFGNLLGALKTHFQNVLKPGVCLFPDGGWKLSSTSNNSWLSKIYLAQHVARAVLGIDHAMVTANADAAHVEWLLDPELSYWAWSDQMVSGRALGSRYYPRGVTAILWLSEE, encoded by the coding sequence ATGCAAAATATCTTTTTCAATACGCATCATGCGCCTATCGGCGCTTTCGCCAGCTTCACGCTGGGCTTTCCGGGCGCGTCGGGCGGTCTGGGGCTGGAGCTTGGCCGGCCGGCGAACCAGAATATCTACATTGGACTGGAGAGTGAAGAGCCGCTGCGCTATGAACTGCTCCCGTTTTACGAGGAAGTGTCCGCCCGAAGCGAGAGTGAGCGTTATGAGGCGGGGCTGCACGCGCCGCTCGCAAGCGCGGCGCAGCTGCGTTCGTTTGAGCGCGGCGGGATCCGCAGAGAGTTTCAGCTGGGAACGGACACCTGGAGCGCGGGCGATCTGACGTTTCGGATTCATTCCCCCGTGCGGTCGATCCCCGATCCGGAATTGGCGGAGCGGGAAGACCTGCGGCGCGCGCTCGTCCCGGCGGTCCTGTGCGAGCTGACGGTGGACAACACGCGCGGCGCTCACTCCCGACGCGCCTTTTTCGGGTTTCAGGGCGACGATCCCTACTCCGCCATGCGCGTGCTGGGGGACGGAAAAGCGGACGGCGTTCGCGGCGTCGGCCAGGGACGACATCTCGCGATCGCCACACAAGACGCGGACGTGCGGTGCGGACTGGGGTTTCGTCTCACGGACATTCTCGAAGAACGCTCGGAGAATCTCGATTTCGGCCTGGGCGTCGCGGGGGCGCTGTTGATGGATGTCCCCGCCGGCGAGCGGCGGACATTCGAGTTCGCTGTCTGTTTCTATCGCGGGGGGATCGTCACATCGGGCATCGACTGCTCGTACTATTACACGCGTCTGTTTGACCGGATTGAGGATGTCGCCGCGTATGCGCTTGGCGCCGCGCCGGAGATCCTGGCCGCGTCGAAGGCGTCGGACGATCTCCTCGCCCACAGCCGGCTTTCCGAAGATCAGCGTTTTATGCTGGCGCACGCCATTCGAGGGTACTGCGCCAGCACCGAGATGCTGGATCGCGACGGCGAGGCGCTCTGGGTGGTCAATGAGGGCGAGTATCGAATGATCAACACGTTCGATCTGACCGTCGACCATCTCTTCTTCGAATTGAAGATGAATCCCTGGGCCGTGCGCAACGTTCTGGATCAGTTCATCGAGACCTACAGCTACCGGGACGAAGTCCATTTCCCGGGCGACACGGCCCTGTATCCCGGCGGACTTAGCTTCACGCACGATATGGGGGTGGCGAATGTCTTCTCCCGTCCCGGCCACTCGTGCTACGAGAAGACGGGGCTCGACGGCTGCTTTTCGCATATGACGCACGAGCAGCTCGTCAACTGGCTCTGCTGCGCCACGACCTATGTCGCATATACCGACGATCAGCCGTGGCTTGCGCGCCGTCTTTCCATCTTTGAAGAGTGCCTGCAAAGCCTGCTGAACCGCGATCACCCGGATCCGGAGCAGCGCAATGGACTGATGGGCCTCGACAGCAGCCGCACGGATCACGGCGCCGAGATCACGACCTATGACAGCCTGGACAAGTCGCTCGGGCAGGCGCGCAATAACGTCTACATGGGCGTCAAGACATGGGCGTCGTATGTCGCTCTGGAGCGCTTGTTCGCGGCGCAGGGCCGCGCGGACCTCGCGCGGACATCGGGACGGCAGGCCGATCTTTGCGCGCGCACGATCGCGCAATCCCTGGAAGGCTGCTGCATCCCGGCAGTGATCGGCGAAGGCAACACGGCCCGCATCCTCTCCGCCATCGAAGGACTTGTGTTTCCCCACTTCCATGGCGACCGCGACGCCCTCGATCCAGAAGGACGCTTCGGAAATCTCCTCGGCGCTCTGAAGACACATTTCCAGAACGTCCTCAAACCCGGCGTTTGCTTGTTCCCAGATGGAGGCTGGAAGCTTTCCTCGACCAGCAATAACTCCTGGCTGAGCAAGATCTATTTGGCGCAGCACGTCGCGCGGGCCGTGCTTGGGATCGATCACGCGATGGTGACGGCGAACGCCGACGCCGCGCATGTCGAATGGCTTCTGGATCCCGAACTCAGCTACTGGGCCTGGAGCGATCAGATGGTTTCGGGACGCGCGCTGGGAAGCCGATACTACCCGCGCGGCGTCACCGCGATCCTCTGGCTCAGCGAAGAATAA
- a CDS encoding beta-galactosidase, whose amino-acid sequence MTSDIFFPRILHGGDYNPEQWPEEVWSEDVRLMRLAHVNVATLPVFGWVSLQPEEDTYTFEWLDRVIEKLTAGGVGLCLATATASVPAWMDQKYPDILRVDVHGVQQRHGNRHTFCPNSPNFRRLSTNLARRMAERYGSHPGLLVWHVSNEYGNTCYCDQCAAAFRLWLQDRYGSLEETNRRWNTTFWGHTYTDWSQIEPPTTNGERSMQSLLIDYDRFQSESLLNCYKAERDVLKAITPHIPVTTNLMGPCKPTDYHKWAKEMDLISWDSYPQRGATPADIAFNHSLMRGCKEGLPWMLMEQTPSQQNWQPYNALKRPGVMRLWSYQAMAHGANAVMYFQWRRSRGACEKYHGAVVEHAGRSDARVFQEVATLGAELEALGANTLGARVQSAAAVLFDWDNWWAVEYSSGPSVDLKYIAQTQSYYAALHDLGIVADIVSPEADLSQYKLIVAPVLYMVKPGVAERLEAYVQAGGVLVTTYFSGIVDETDLVTLGGYPGPLRKLLGIWAEEIDVLSPQESNTIRFEADSSISDCGMLCDLIHSEGATVLARYERDFYAGMPAVTVNEFGSGKAYYLATALAASGLRAFLQTVLGEAQIQLPLGARPPSGVEVTELSLPSGEAFVYVLNHNNAGVSVALPAGTFQELITGEETQGVLELTPYGVAILQEI is encoded by the coding sequence ATGACGAGCGACATCTTCTTCCCACGTATTCTCCATGGCGGCGACTATAACCCGGAACAGTGGCCCGAAGAGGTCTGGAGCGAGGATGTCCGCTTGATGCGGCTTGCGCATGTGAATGTCGCGACGCTGCCGGTCTTTGGCTGGGTCAGCTTGCAGCCCGAGGAAGACACGTACACGTTCGAATGGCTGGACCGCGTGATCGAAAAGCTCACGGCCGGCGGCGTCGGCCTGTGCCTGGCGACTGCGACGGCTTCCGTGCCGGCCTGGATGGACCAGAAGTATCCCGACATTCTGCGCGTGGATGTCCACGGCGTCCAGCAGCGCCATGGCAATCGCCACACCTTTTGCCCTAACTCCCCGAACTTCCGGCGGCTTTCCACGAACCTCGCGCGGCGCATGGCGGAGCGTTACGGCAGTCATCCTGGCCTGCTCGTCTGGCACGTGAGCAACGAGTACGGCAATACCTGCTACTGCGATCAATGCGCGGCGGCCTTCCGTCTCTGGCTTCAGGATCGCTACGGCAGCCTGGAAGAGACGAACCGGCGCTGGAACACGACATTCTGGGGCCATACCTATACCGATTGGTCTCAGATCGAGCCGCCGACCACGAACGGCGAGCGCTCGATGCAGTCGCTGCTCATCGATTACGATCGCTTCCAATCGGAGAGCCTGCTCAATTGCTACAAGGCGGAGCGCGATGTCTTGAAAGCGATCACGCCGCACATTCCCGTCACCACGAATCTGATGGGGCCGTGCAAGCCAACGGACTATCACAAATGGGCGAAGGAGATGGACCTGATCTCCTGGGATTCGTATCCGCAGCGCGGCGCCACACCCGCCGACATCGCGTTCAATCATAGCCTGATGCGCGGCTGTAAAGAGGGACTGCCCTGGATGCTGATGGAGCAAACGCCGTCGCAGCAGAACTGGCAGCCGTATAACGCCCTGAAGCGCCCTGGCGTGATGCGTCTCTGGTCGTATCAGGCGATGGCGCACGGGGCGAACGCCGTGATGTACTTCCAGTGGCGGCGTTCGCGGGGCGCGTGCGAGAAGTACCACGGCGCCGTCGTGGAGCATGCGGGCCGCTCCGACGCGCGCGTTTTTCAGGAGGTCGCGACTCTGGGCGCGGAGCTGGAAGCTCTGGGAGCGAACACGCTCGGCGCACGGGTGCAGTCCGCCGCCGCCGTGCTGTTCGATTGGGATAATTGGTGGGCGGTCGAGTACTCCAGCGGTCCGAGCGTCGATTTGAAATACATCGCGCAGACGCAAAGTTATTACGCCGCGCTGCACGACCTGGGCATTGTCGCCGACATCGTCTCGCCCGAAGCCGATCTTTCCCAATACAAACTCATCGTCGCCCCCGTGCTGTATATGGTGAAGCCGGGCGTCGCCGAGCGCCTGGAGGCATATGTCCAGGCGGGCGGCGTCCTTGTCACGACTTACTTCAGCGGCATTGTCGACGAGACCGATCTCGTGACGCTGGGCGGCTATCCGGGACCGCTGCGCAAGCTGCTAGGCATTTGGGCGGAGGAGATCGATGTGCTCTCCCCCCAGGAAAGCAACACGATCCGGTTCGAAGCAGACAGCTCGATTTCGGATTGCGGCATGCTCTGCGATCTGATCCACAGCGAAGGCGCGACAGTTCTCGCTCGGTACGAGCGCGATTTCTACGCCGGGATGCCCGCTGTCACCGTGAACGAGTTCGGCTCTGGAAAAGCCTACTATCTGGCGACGGCGCTTGCCGCCTCCGGTTTGCGCGCGTTCCTTCAGACGGTGCTGGGCGAAGCGCAAATCCAGCTCCCGCTCGGCGCCCGTCCACCGTCGGGCGTCGAAGTCACCGAACTGAGCCTGCCGTCGGGCGAAGCTTTCGTTTATGTCCTGAACCACAACAACGCCGGAGTTTCCGTGGCGCTGCCGGCGGGAACGTTCCAGGAGCTGATTACCGGCGAAGAGACGCAAGGCGTTCTAGAGCTGACGCCGTACGGCGTGGCGATTTTACAGGAGATTTAG